One window of the Mytilus galloprovincialis chromosome 14, xbMytGall1.hap1.1, whole genome shotgun sequence genome contains the following:
- the LOC143058945 gene encoding uncharacterized protein LOC143058945, producing MSKEKTISEEDFALLQLLKKEVKEKPKGDDVQGLKEWMKEYLATSGEIVTPKEEPQEKDTSKTKTTVTYTKMRDPPKVTNFSGSNSKGEATYAFWRYEVCGLMEDKVHDSDNISYAVRKSLKGEAGTIVMHLGPKASLPEIIHKLDSIYGDVEKKEDLLAQFYRARQGDDECVTKWSCRLEDIIGKAIEKGMVQHKDANTMLHSMLWSGLKTELKDISGHKYDTIKDFDELRIALRHIERDHEERKTSKKPQTAKAAAISEPINNTSEFEEVKGLIQQLTTRFDRMETDYRGRGRGYINYRGQNNNRYTDNRQGRWQDRSKPQASSANQDERRCFRCGKPGHLKLGCIEKLDKDGKPLNFKKSMEQDHR from the coding sequence atgtcaaaagaaaaaacaatatcGGAAGAGGATTTTGCACTCTTGCAATTACTCAAGAAGGAAGTAAAAGAGAAACCAAAAGGAGATGATGTTCAAGGATTGAAAGAGTGGATGAAAGAATACTTAGCCACTAGTGGAGAAATAGTTACACCGAAAGAGGAACCACAAGAGAAGGACACATCTAAAACCAAGACAACTGTCACATATACTAAGATGAGAGATCCACCCAAAGTAACAAATTTTTCAGGATCCAACAGCAAGGGTGAAGCCACTTATGCCTTTTGGAGATATGAAGTTTGTGGACTCATGGAAGATAAAGTACACGACTCGGATAACATCAGCTATGCTGTACGCAAGTCACTCAAAGGAGAAGCAGGAACTATTGTTATGCACCTTGGTCCTAAAGCTAGTCTACCAGAAATCATACACAAGTTGGACAGCATTTATGGAGATGTAGAAAAGAAAGAAGACCTACTTGCTCAATTTTACAGAGCCAGACAGGGTGATGATGAATGTGTAACTAAATGGAGTTGCAGATTAGAGGACATTATTGGGAAAGCAATTGAGAAAGGAATGGTACAACACAAGGATGCCAACACTATGCTACATTCCATGCTATGGTCAGGACTTAAAACAGAACTTAAAGATATATCTGGACATAAGTACGATACGATCAAAGATTTTGATGAACTTAGAATAGCACTGAGACATATTGAGAGAGATCATGAGGAAAGGAAAACATCAAAGAAACCACAAACAGCCAAAGCTGCAGCAATATCAGAACCTATCAACAATACATCTGAATTTGAAGAAGTTAAAGGACTTATTCAACAACTCACCACAAGGTTTGATAGAATGGAGACCGATTATAGAGGACGAGGCAGAGGCTATATTAACTACAGAGGTCAGAATAACAACAGATATACCGATAACAGACAAGGAAGATGGCAAGACCGATCTAAACCACAAGCTTCATCAGCCAACCAGGATGAACGAAGATGTTTCAGATGTGGAAAACCAGGTCACTTGAAGTTAGGATGCATTGAGAAACTGGATAAAGATGGTAAGCCTTTAAACTTCAAGAAGTCTATGGAGCAGGACCATCGATAG